The proteins below come from a single Halomicroarcula saliterrae genomic window:
- a CDS encoding ArsR/SmtB family transcription factor, whose amino-acid sequence MSGLIDRIQERTGSPKERPRVLDVDDSDTDAVLDALSSDTGRELYRTLFDEPGTASEIARRCDTSVQNVHYHISNLEAAELVEPIETVYSEKGNEMTVYGPASDPLVLVGNRGLYAQVQQSITDIVAGIGLLAMASLLVQWGAERIAGRPGGSGALGPASPTSPQTDPTGSVPWLVFGVLEPGLLFFCGSLALLGVAALAARRLSH is encoded by the coding sequence ATGTCGGGACTCATCGACCGGATTCAGGAGCGAACGGGGTCGCCGAAGGAACGACCCCGAGTGCTCGATGTCGACGACTCGGACACCGACGCAGTGCTCGATGCGCTCTCCTCGGACACCGGCCGAGAACTGTACCGGACGCTGTTCGACGAACCCGGGACTGCCTCGGAAATCGCACGGCGCTGTGACACTTCCGTCCAGAACGTCCACTACCACATCTCGAACCTCGAGGCCGCCGAACTCGTCGAACCGATCGAGACGGTGTACTCCGAGAAGGGCAACGAGATGACCGTGTACGGGCCGGCGAGCGACCCGCTCGTACTGGTCGGGAACCGGGGTCTGTACGCGCAGGTCCAGCAGTCAATCACCGACATCGTGGCCGGTATCGGCCTGCTGGCGATGGCGAGCCTCCTCGTCCAGTGGGGCGCCGAACGCATCGCCGGCCGGCCCGGCGGGAGCGGGGCGCTGGGTCCGGCCAGTCCCACGTCCCCACAGACGGACCCCACTGGTTCCGTCCCGTGGCTGGTGTTCGGCGTCCTCGAACCCGGTCTGCTCTTTTTCTGTGGCAGCCTTGCGCTCCTCGGCGTCGCGGCGCTCGCGGCCCGACGGCTGTCGCACTGA